TCTGTCATGTTCTCTATATTTAGTTAATCTCAACACTCTGGGCCTGTCCTAGTGGTTCGAGCGGATGCCCAGACTTTGAGAGTATTCCTCAAGGTTTGGGGTTCGATTCCCTACAGAGTGAGTCAAGGGCGGAACTAGGAATTAAATTTACCTGGGCTAACccaaattacatatatataaaccaaaaagaggcaaacttatatataaatacgtaaatgttcaaaaataaataaaagagaagtaaaaaaaaaacgtacacTATCGAAGTTGTACCCTACGATGTTTCTCAGAATAGAAATCATCTATTATCGAATCTGAGTCGATGTATTGGACAAGATCTCGTTCGATGTACATAATCATAGAATCCGCTAGAAAATCATCCTCCATTTTGTTGCGTAGATCAGTTTTCACATGCTTCATAGTTGAAAATGCTCTTTCCGCTGTTGCCGTGGTAACCGGAAGAGTTGCAACAAGGCGAATCAACTTTTCGATCAAATGATAGCTCTCCGACTTTTTTGTCTCAACTAACCCTCGACATAATTCAGAAATGGTGGTCATATTCTGGAATTTCTGTTGACGAGGTACATCAAGCTTATAATGTTCCAACTGTAATCTCAAATAATGTCTCTCCTGATTTGTGAAATCATCAGGATAAAATTTCTCGGCAAGAGTGTAAATATGATCAACGTTGAATGATTTAAAGCCATTCTTAGGTTCTAAAGCCGAGCTTAGGACAAGGAGTTCCATTACCCCCTTGTTGAATCTGTCATTCAACTCCGCCAATTGAAAATCTATTGCGGCATTGAATATATCAATGTCGTAATGATGCTAAACTCTGAGGACATCCTTGTGCTGACAAGTATGACCCGGAGCTATTTTGTAACGAGCACTCATGTCGGGCATATCAAAGTCGTACTGTGTGCAAACTGATTTCACATGCATCATAAGAGGGTCAAAACCCTCTTCTCTCAAGGTGTGAAGGAGTGCTTTTGTAGTAGAAACCAAGTCCATGGCATTTATGATGTCAAGAGATTTGTGTTGCAAGGCTCGACAAAGCAAATTAGTGATTCCTATAATTCTATGcatcaaatgcaaaataaatatgAACTCAAATGACTTCATCGCAAGCAAAACACCTTTAGCTTCCCTACGTATAGAGTTAGAGGATCCCTTCTCAAACATTATTTCAAGAACTTTAATAGTTGCAGTAAACATGTCAACCAAGCTGCAAATAGAATCAAAATTAGAGCTCCAACGAGTTGTTCCAGGTCGATGCAAAGTACCAATCTGATTAGCCCCTCTACCCGTCTCATGTTCACCGGTATCTAACATATGTTCAATTTCAATGGCTTGGGCGGATTGTAACTCGGTATGTCGTTTTGGAGAAGCATCAACAAGAGTGACAACAGAAGTCAACTTTGAAAAGAACAACCAGATAGAGCTCTCAGTTTCAGCAGCTGCAACTAATGCTAGTTGTAGTCGGTGGACAAAACAATGTATATAATAAGCATACGGGCAATCGTTAAGAAATAAGGCTTGTAATCCATTCCATGCACCACGCATATTGCTAGCACCATCATATCCTTGACCTCGCATATTGTGAATGTCCAAATTATAACGAGTGAGGACATCGGATATCTCTTTCTTCAGAGTTAATGCAGTGGTGTCCTTAATATGCACAATATGAAAAAAGCGCACCCGTAAAAACCCTTGGACATCAACATATCTCAAAATAATTACCATTTGCTCTCTATTGGATGCATTCTTTGCTTCATCtaccaaaatacaaaatttgGCATCCCCAACTTCCTCGCGAATCTTGTTTCTCACTTTGTTACCGAAAATATGCAAAATCTCCTTTTGAATCAATGGCGAGGTATACTTTGCATTTTTTGGAGCTTTTTCTAAGACAACATCGGCAATATTACCATCCAATTTTCTCTCAAACTTAATCAATTCAATGAAATTACCATGGTTTTTTGAATCAATAGATTCATCATGACCTCTAAGAGCACATCCTTGCAAAGTAAGCCATCGAATACTCTCAATCGTTGCCATAAGCCGCAACCTATTTTTCTGAATGTCTTCTGATGATTGTGCATTCATTACTTTGTCAATATGTCGATCAACATTCATTAAATCATCACAATAATTCACAGCATTGGAATGTGGTGAATTGAGACCTCCTACATGCATCGAAAAGGCATCGAAAACCACCTTCCAATTTATAAACCCCTCACCAGTTAATGTACAACGGTTTGCTATcttcttttcaaaaatgaaaCATGGAAAACATAATGCTGCATCTTTTTGAGGGGA
This DNA window, taken from Rhododendron vialii isolate Sample 1 chromosome 8a, ASM3025357v1, encodes the following:
- the LOC131298514 gene encoding uncharacterized protein LOC131298514 is translated as MLLNSQFNVDTSINDEQPPPKIQRVEFDDTILVREPGLRFPIWEHPVNQHDEIRRAYIKAGPYQPNYPEFPRSKFGIQYRRFQSSWFSKFPWLEYSPQKDAALCFPCFIFEKKIANRCTLTGEGFINWKVVFDAFSMHVGGLNSPHSNAVNYCDDLMNVDRHIDKVMNAQSSEDIQKNRLRLMATIESIRWLTLQGCALRGHDESIDSKNHGNFIELIKFERKLDGNIADVVLEKAPKNAKYTSPLIQKEILHIFGNKVRNKIREEVGDAKFCILVDEAKNASNREQMVIILRYVDVQGFLRVRFFHIVHIKDTTALTLKKEISDVLTRYNLDIHNMRGQGYDGASNMRGAWNGLQALFLNDCPYAYYIHCFVHRLQLALVAAAETESSIWLFFSKLTSVVTLVDASPKRHTELQSAQAIEIEHMLDTGEHETGRGANQIGTLHRPGTTRWSSNFDSICSLVDMFTATIKVLEIMFEKGSSNSIRREAKGVLLAMKSFEFIFILHLMHRIIGITNLLCRALQHKSLDIINAMDLVSTTKALLHTLREEGFDPLMMHVKSVCTQYDFDMPDMSARYKIAPGHTCQHKDVLRV